One Glycine max cultivar Williams 82 chromosome 6, Glycine_max_v4.0, whole genome shotgun sequence DNA segment encodes these proteins:
- the LOC102663697 gene encoding uncharacterized protein, protein MPEPRTEKQVQGFLVRLNYIARFISQLTGTCEPLFRLLHKNQSVQWDDDCQVAFERIKQCLMNPHHDESRKREQAIYYLSMKFTACEMNYSLLERTCCALAWAAHRLRQYMLSYTTWLVSKMDPVKYIFEKHTFTRRIARWQVLLSKFDIVYITQKEIKGSALADYLAQQPINDYQPMHPEFPDEDILALFEEEVEDKDRDKWVVWFDGASNALGHGIGVVLVSLDKQYIPFTARLCFDCTNNIAEYEACALGIRAAIDFVVRLLKVYGDSTLGIEELLDDISFHHIPREENQMADALATLSSMFKVSPHGDLPYIEFRCRVEPAHYCLIEEEKDVKPWYFDIKRYIKDKEYPPEAFDNDKRTLQRLAASFLLSGSVLYKRNHDMVLLRCVNAKEVKQMPVEVHEGSFGTHANGHAMARKILRARYYWLTMENDSCVHVRKCQTFTDNVNAPLVPLNVLVAPWPFSMWGIDVIGAIEPKASNRHRFILVAIDYFTKWVEAASYASVTRSVVITFIKKEIICRYGLPKKIITDNATNLNNKMMKEMCEDFKIKHYNSTPYRPKMNGSMALKKLSAKRARKATAEEGSSVAPQAEIEFDRHHFRSEEHQCCLEVIKDWSFLKERRVQLVEEEYTKFQGRRLPKGIGPG, encoded by the exons ATGCCCGAGCCACGTACCGAGAAGCAGGTCCAGGGTTTCTTGGTAAGGTTGAACTACATAGCgagattcatatcacagttaACTGGCACTTGTGAGCCTCTTTTCAGATTGTTGCATAAGAATCAGTCTGTCCAATGGGATGATGATTGTCAAGTGGCATTTGAAAGGATTAAACAGTGTTTGATGAATCCTCAT CACGATGAATCCAGAAAAAGGGAACAGGCCATCTACTACTTGAGCATGAAGTTCACAGCGTGCGAGATGAACTACTCGTTGCTagaaaggacatgttgtgcctTGGCGTGGGCAGCTCATCGTTTGAGGCAGTATATGTTGAGTTACACTACTTGGTTGgtgtccaaaatggatcccgtcaAGTACATCTTCGAAAAGCACACTTTCACTAGGAGGATAGCTCGGTGGCAGGTTCTGTTGTCAAAATTCGATATTGTCTACATCACTCAGAAGGAAATAAAAGGGagtgccttggcagattatctAGCTCAACAACCCATAAATGATTATCAGCCTATGCATCCAGAATTCCCCGATGAGGATATtttggccttgtttgaggaggaAGTTGAAGATAAGGACAGGGATAAGTGGGTtgtgtggtttgatggtgcGTCTAATGCATTAGGTCATGGGATTGGGGTAGTGTTGGTTTCACTAGACAAGCAATATatacctttcacggctaggttgTGTTTCGACTGCACAAACAATATAGCGGAGTACGAGGCATGTGCCCTAGGAATCCGAGCAGCGATCGACTTTGTGGTCAGGTTGCTCAAAGTGTACGGGGACTCGACGTTG GGGATTGAGGAACTCTTGGATGACATATCATTTCATCACATTCCTAGAGAGGAAAACCAGATGGCCGACGCTCTTGCCACTCTATCGTCCATGTTCAAAGTAAGCCCTCACGGAGATTtgccatacatcgaattcaGATGTCGTGTTGAGCCTGCACACTATTGTTTGATAGAAGAGGAGAAGGATGTTAAACCTTGGTACTTCGATATCAAACGATACATTAAGGATAAGGAATACCCACCTGAGGCCTTTGACAACGACAAGAGGACATTACAGAGGTTGGCAGCTAGTTTCCTCCTGAGTGGAAGTGTCTTgtataaaagaaaccatgacatggtgcTGCTTCGGTGTGTGAATGCAAAAGAGGTCAAACAGATGCCAGTGGAAGTACATGAGGGATCCTTTGGTACCCATGCCAATGGACACGCCATGGCCCGGAAGATTCTGAGGGCGagatattactggctcactatggagaaCGATAGTTGTGTTCATGTGAGAAAATGCCAGACCTTCACTGATAATGTTAATGCTCCACTTGTACCATTGAACGTGTTAGTAGCACCGTGGCCATTCTCTATGTGGGGCATAGACGTGatcggggccatcgaacccaaggcttcaaACAGACATCGCTTCATCTTAGTTGCCatcgattacttcaccaaatgggtggaAGCAGCTTCATATGCTAGCGTGACTAGGAGCGTGGTGATTAcattcattaagaaggagataatTTGCAGATATGGGTTGCCCAAAAAGATCATCACCGACAATGCCACCAATttaaacaacaagatgatgaaggaaatgtgtgaggatttcaaaaTCAAACACTACAATTCCACGCCTTATCggcccaagatgaatggg TCGATGGCTCTAAAGAAGCTTTCTGCTAAAAGGGCTAGGAAGGCCACCGCAGAGGAGGGATCCAGTGTAGCCCCACAAGCGGAAATTGAGTTTGATAGACACCATTTCCGAAGTGAGGAGCATCAGTGTTGTTTAGAAGTGATTAAGGATTGGTCTTTCCTCAAAGAAAGACGGGTCCAACTAGTAGAGGAAGAGTACACAAAATTCCAGGGGCGGAGGTTGCCCAAAGGCATTGGACCCGGCTAA